One Bacilli bacterium PM5-9 genomic region harbors:
- a CDS encoding hemolysin III (product_source=KO:K11068; cath_funfam=1.20.5.700; cog=COG1272; ko=KO:K11068; pfam=PF03006; tigrfam=TIGR01065; transmembrane_helix_parts=Inside_1_20,TMhelix_21_43,Outside_44_47,TMhelix_48_70,Inside_71_89,TMhelix_90_107,Outside_108_110,TMhelix_111_133,Inside_134_139,TMhelix_140_162,Outside_163_166,TMhelix_167_187,Inside_188_193,TMhelix_194_216,Outside_217_217): MKRIEKSKLFPYTISEDIANSISHGVAALIIAIANVYLIYRASISGSITAVITFAIYGYTLMLMFLMSCLYHGIRHYTTRDVFKRLDHSFIFLLILATYCPIVFVGIKTELSYWIFAALSIVTIAGIFFKVFFSDKFKILSTIIFILMGWAAIFLIPQMINVMSNDFMLWLIVGGLAYTIGAILYAVGKFKYHHFIWHLFVVAGGFAHYYAILMYLV; the protein is encoded by the coding sequence ATGAAAAGAATTGAAAAAAGTAAATTATTTCCATATACAATTAGTGAGGATATAGCAAATAGTATATCTCATGGTGTAGCTGCATTAATAATTGCGATTGCTAATGTATATTTAATATATCGTGCTAGTATTAGTGGTAGTATAACTGCTGTAATAACATTTGCTATCTATGGATATACTTTGATGTTGATGTTTTTAATGTCTTGTTTATATCATGGAATTAGACACTATACAACAAGAGATGTCTTTAAAAGATTAGATCATTCATTTATCTTTTTACTTATTTTAGCAACTTATTGTCCTATTGTTTTTGTTGGGATAAAGACAGAATTATCTTATTGGATTTTTGCTGCTTTATCAATTGTAACTATTGCAGGAATATTTTTTAAAGTATTCTTTTCTGATAAATTTAAAATTTTATCGACTATTATTTTTATTTTGATGGGTTGGGCAGCAATTTTTTTAATACCACAAATGATAAATGTAATGTCTAATGATTTTATGTTATGGTTAATTGTTGGTGGTTTAGCCTATACAATTGGTGCCATTTTGTATGCTGTTGGCAAGTTTAAATATCATCACTTTATATGGCATTTATTTGTAGTAGCTGGTGGCTTTGCCCATTATTATGCAATATTAATGTATTTAGTTTAA